In Paenibacillus sp. 1781tsa1, one DNA window encodes the following:
- a CDS encoding ABC transporter ATP-binding protein: MKSNTGKRLLDYALKAKGTFIAALIMLTIGVAAELAGPFIAKSMIDNHLLAIEQPFYETTASDEAAVYNGKNYKREGLFEPDENKGSEVRVLQAGRSFYFVNEPVSAPDGDRTYTDGTLTVTRAGEVTGQYAATPLSAGELFTFYKPEMPSIYQLIVYYMIFLVISVIMEFGKTFWLQSSANKVIQRLRNDVYAHIQRLPVHFFDNLPAGKVVSRVTNDTEAVKDLFVAVLSNFFSGIITITGVYVALFLLDVRLGLISLFVVPMLITWIVLYRKFATRYNTIIRSRLSEINAIINESIQGMSIIRVFRHQKQTKQEFEDLNDDYMKHQNKMLNLNAFTSHNLVNVLRNIAFAVVLWYFGSSVLDGTSIISLGVLYAFVDVLGRLFQPITGMVNQLANLDSSLVSAGRVFELMDEKGEPVTDGSMPRYKGNVVFDDVSFAYKKDYVLNNISFKASQGQTVALVGHTGSGKSSIINLLFRFYDPQKGKITIDGQNVKDLPKQWIREHMGIVLQDPYLFTGTIASNVSLGDEKISRERIEQALRDVGAERILAHLPQGFDEPVIEKGSTLSAGQRQLISFARALAFDPAILILDEATANIDTETEALIQNALEVLKKGRTTFIIAHRLSTIRSADQILVLHRGRIVEQGAHDELMELKGRYYKMYQLQQGAQAAAVATLENPSGETVRTSASFAGGNA, encoded by the coding sequence TTGAAGTCTAATACAGGCAAAAGGCTGCTTGATTACGCCTTGAAAGCCAAAGGAACATTTATTGCTGCATTAATTATGCTTACCATTGGTGTTGCGGCCGAGCTTGCCGGGCCGTTCATCGCCAAATCCATGATCGACAATCACTTGCTCGCGATTGAGCAGCCTTTCTATGAGACGACAGCTTCAGATGAAGCCGCAGTCTACAACGGTAAGAACTACAAACGCGAAGGCTTGTTCGAACCGGATGAAAACAAAGGTTCCGAAGTGCGGGTATTACAAGCCGGCAGAAGTTTTTATTTTGTAAACGAACCGGTAAGCGCACCTGACGGGGACCGCACATATACGGATGGAACCCTCACGGTTACACGCGCAGGTGAGGTAACAGGCCAATATGCGGCAACACCCCTGTCCGCTGGTGAACTGTTTACTTTTTACAAACCGGAGATGCCCAGCATCTATCAATTAATTGTGTATTACATGATCTTCCTTGTGATCTCGGTCATTATGGAGTTTGGTAAAACTTTCTGGCTGCAATCCTCGGCCAACAAGGTCATTCAAAGACTGCGCAACGATGTGTATGCCCACATTCAGCGACTGCCGGTGCACTTTTTTGATAACCTACCCGCAGGTAAAGTTGTATCACGGGTCACGAACGATACAGAAGCCGTCAAGGATCTGTTCGTTGCCGTTCTTTCGAACTTTTTCTCAGGAATCATCACGATTACAGGTGTGTATGTCGCACTCTTCCTGCTCGATGTTCGCCTGGGCCTGATCTCATTATTCGTCGTGCCGATGCTCATTACATGGATTGTGCTCTATCGCAAATTCGCCACTCGCTACAACACGATCATTCGATCACGACTGAGTGAGATCAATGCAATCATTAACGAGTCCATTCAGGGGATGTCCATCATCCGCGTATTCCGCCATCAGAAACAAACCAAGCAGGAATTCGAAGATCTGAATGATGACTATATGAAACACCAGAACAAAATGCTTAACCTGAATGCCTTCACCTCACACAACCTGGTTAACGTATTACGGAATATCGCCTTTGCAGTGGTCCTGTGGTACTTCGGTTCCAGTGTGCTGGATGGCACAAGTATTATCTCCCTTGGTGTTCTGTATGCCTTCGTTGATGTTCTGGGACGTTTGTTCCAGCCAATTACCGGCATGGTGAATCAGCTCGCCAACCTGGACTCCTCCCTCGTATCTGCTGGTCGCGTCTTTGAGCTGATGGATGAAAAAGGAGAACCCGTAACCGATGGCTCCATGCCAAGATACAAAGGGAATGTTGTCTTCGACGATGTATCCTTTGCCTATAAAAAGGATTATGTGCTCAACAATATTTCGTTCAAAGCATCACAAGGTCAGACGGTGGCTCTGGTCGGCCACACCGGTTCGGGTAAAAGCTCCATCATCAACCTGCTGTTCCGGTTCTATGATCCGCAAAAGGGCAAGATCACGATCGATGGTCAGAACGTTAAGGATCTGCCTAAACAGTGGATTCGCGAGCATATGGGGATTGTACTTCAGGACCCGTATCTGTTCACAGGCACGATTGCTTCCAACGTCAGTCTAGGCGATGAGAAGATCTCCCGTGAACGAATTGAACAGGCGCTGCGTGATGTAGGCGCTGAGCGTATACTGGCTCATTTGCCTCAAGGCTTTGACGAACCTGTCATCGAGAAAGGAAGCACATTGTCTGCTGGTCAGCGTCAGTTAATCTCCTTTGCTCGTGCACTCGCATTTGATCCGGCCATCCTCATTCTGGATGAAGCAACTGCCAATATCGATACGGAAACGGAAGCTTTAATTCAAAACGCACTCGAAGTCCTCAAAAAAGGACGTACCACCTTCATCATTGCTCACCGTCTCTCCACCATTCGTTCAGCAGATCAGATTCTGGTTCTGCATCGCGGGCGTATCGTTGAGCAGGGTGCACATGATGAACTGATGGAGCTTAAAGGCCGCTATTATAAGATGTATCAGCTTCAGCAAGGTGCGCAAGCAGCAGCGGTCGCAACGCTCGAGAATCCGTCAGGCGAGACCGTTCGAACATCAGCCTCCTTTGCAGGAGGAAATGCATAA
- a CDS encoding ABC transporter ATP-binding protein, whose product MFSVLKNLAWFFRLERKRYLTGVILLILVGIAELLPPRLLGNAIDEIVRGSITGTSLTRYILLILGTVIIIYLVTYVWMHKLFGGANLVERLLRSRFMDHLLRMTPPFFEKNRTGDLMARATNDLRSIATTAGFGMLTLTDSTAFLATVLFAMGFLVSWKLTLAAILPLPFIAIAMMIYGKAVHQRYTLAQDAFGDMNDQVLESIAGIRVVRAYVQERLDEKRFADVTEDVYRKNLAVARMDALFEPTIRLFVGLSYVIALAYGIYLVFHNEITLGDLVSFNMYLGMMIWPMFAIGELINLMQRGSASLDRVNETLSVEPAVQDVEQPAHVTNPEEIAMQDVTFRYPSSTVDNLSHISFSLRRGQTLGVVGRTGSGKSTLLKQLLHEYPAGSGTLSISGHPIQDIAKDDLHSWIGYVPQEQVLFSKSVRQNIQFGQPGASDEVIMEAIRTAAFDGDLGTLSDGLDTLVGEKGISLSGGQKQRVSLARAFIANPDILILDDALSAVDARTEAKIIENIRNKRSGKTTLISTHRLSAIEHADRIIVLEHGKITEEGTHQELLAMNGWYREQYERQQVESNLST is encoded by the coding sequence TTGTTCTCTGTACTTAAAAACCTGGCCTGGTTCTTCCGGCTGGAACGCAAACGATACCTAACCGGTGTCATCTTGCTTATTCTGGTGGGCATTGCCGAACTGCTGCCTCCTCGTCTTCTTGGTAATGCCATCGACGAGATTGTGCGCGGTTCCATTACCGGCACCTCACTTACGCGTTATATTCTGCTTATTCTGGGAACAGTCATCATTATCTATCTCGTTACATACGTTTGGATGCACAAACTGTTTGGTGGTGCCAATCTGGTGGAGCGGCTGCTTCGTTCACGCTTTATGGACCACTTGTTACGGATGACTCCTCCCTTTTTTGAGAAAAACAGAACAGGAGATCTGATGGCTCGAGCCACCAATGATCTTCGTTCCATTGCCACTACAGCAGGCTTCGGCATGCTGACCTTAACAGACTCTACAGCCTTTCTGGCCACCGTATTGTTCGCCATGGGTTTCCTGGTTAGTTGGAAATTAACCTTGGCGGCAATCCTGCCATTACCTTTTATCGCCATTGCCATGATGATCTATGGTAAAGCTGTACATCAACGTTACACCCTGGCACAGGATGCATTTGGAGATATGAATGACCAGGTGCTGGAATCCATCGCCGGTATTCGTGTTGTACGTGCCTATGTGCAGGAACGTCTGGACGAGAAACGGTTCGCCGACGTGACCGAAGATGTGTATCGAAAAAATCTGGCTGTTGCCAGAATGGATGCCCTATTTGAACCCACCATCCGCCTCTTCGTTGGACTCAGTTATGTGATTGCACTTGCCTACGGCATATATCTTGTATTTCATAATGAAATTACCCTGGGGGATCTCGTATCGTTTAACATGTACCTGGGGATGATGATCTGGCCCATGTTCGCCATCGGCGAATTGATTAACCTGATGCAGCGCGGTAGCGCTTCACTTGATCGGGTCAACGAAACTTTATCGGTAGAACCTGCTGTCCAAGATGTGGAGCAACCTGCTCACGTTACGAATCCGGAAGAAATTGCGATGCAGGATGTTACATTCCGTTATCCCAGCTCCACTGTCGACAATCTCAGTCATATCAGCTTTTCGCTGCGGCGGGGTCAAACATTGGGTGTTGTGGGTCGTACGGGTAGCGGTAAGTCTACTTTGCTCAAACAACTGCTTCACGAATACCCTGCCGGTTCGGGCACATTAAGCATCTCGGGTCATCCGATTCAGGATATCGCCAAAGATGACTTGCACAGCTGGATTGGGTACGTACCACAGGAACAAGTTCTTTTCTCCAAATCAGTTCGTCAAAACATTCAATTTGGTCAACCTGGGGCCAGTGATGAAGTCATCATGGAAGCCATTCGTACCGCCGCTTTTGACGGGGATCTGGGGACTTTATCCGATGGACTAGATACACTCGTTGGTGAAAAAGGAATCTCTCTGTCTGGTGGACAGAAACAGCGGGTATCGCTGGCGCGTGCCTTTATTGCTAATCCTGATATTCTGATCCTTGATGATGCCTTATCTGCTGTCGATGCACGTACTGAAGCCAAAATCATTGAAAATATACGCAACAAACGCTCGGGCAAAACTACGCTGATCTCGACTCATCGCCTGTCTGCTATTGAACATGCTGACCGAATCATCGTACTGGAGCACGGGAAAATTACGGAAGAAGGCACTCACCAGGAACTGTTAGCCATGAACGGCTGGTACCGTGAACAGTATGAACGGCAACAGGTCGAGTCCAATCTGTCCACGTAG
- a CDS encoding HesB/YadR/YfhF family protein, with protein sequence MSTIHVSDQAARWYKEELNLNEGDSIRFFARYSSGGGLHPGFSLGIAVEKPRHPADQTEVSGIQFFMEDHDYWYLKGHQLHVDIVDEGQDIEYRYTEISNP encoded by the coding sequence ATGAGTACCATACATGTATCCGATCAAGCTGCTCGCTGGTACAAGGAAGAACTGAATTTGAACGAGGGAGACAGCATTCGATTTTTTGCCCGTTATAGCTCTGGCGGAGGTCTTCACCCTGGATTTTCGCTAGGTATTGCTGTGGAGAAACCAAGACATCCTGCGGATCAAACCGAAGTGTCGGGAATTCAATTCTTTATGGAAGATCACGATTATTGGTATTTGAAAGGGCACCAACTGCATGTGGATATCGTTGATGAAGGTCAGGATATCGAATATCGTTATACTGAAATATCTAATCCTTGA
- a CDS encoding NUDIX domain-containing protein: MNLPARDLAQYIAKRSHIVVKAAVRAENEQGELLLIQHAGHGQWRLPAGEMRPGEAIEDAAHRELWEETGWTADTMILEGLYSGPDLRHMHSSGDEEYYVIALFRTVIIQDDLVESRVNSDAGLKFFALESLPPLNEISRILLARDITE; this comes from the coding sequence GTGAATCTGCCAGCACGAGATTTGGCCCAGTATATCGCAAAACGCTCTCACATTGTTGTAAAAGCGGCGGTGCGGGCTGAGAACGAACAAGGTGAATTACTGCTGATTCAGCATGCGGGGCACGGTCAGTGGCGGTTGCCAGCTGGTGAGATGCGCCCTGGGGAAGCCATTGAAGATGCTGCACATCGGGAGTTATGGGAAGAGACAGGTTGGACTGCTGATACCATGATTCTGGAAGGTCTGTATTCGGGGCCTGATCTTCGGCATATGCATTCGAGCGGAGATGAAGAGTATTATGTCATTGCCCTGTTTCGGACAGTGATCATTCAGGATGATCTTGTGGAGTCGCGTGTAAATAGTGATGCGGGTCTTAAGTTTTTTGCTCTGGAGTCTTTACCACCTCTGAATGAGATTAGCCGAATTCTGTTAGCGCGGGATATTACAGAATAA
- a CDS encoding DUF441 domain-containing protein, whose product MDMTSLLLLVFAALGIISSNTPVTVAMVFLLLLRVLNLNQAFPWLEKYGLTLGIIILTIGVMAPLASGKMSLQTIGESFLHWKSLLAIGVGLLVAYLGGRGATLMGTQPTIVAGLLIGTVLGVALFKGVPVGPLIAAGILSLLLGKS is encoded by the coding sequence ATGGATATGACTTCCCTGCTGTTGCTCGTATTTGCGGCTCTCGGGATTATCAGCAGCAACACACCTGTGACCGTAGCAATGGTATTTCTGTTGTTGCTACGAGTCCTGAACCTGAATCAGGCATTTCCATGGCTTGAAAAATACGGACTTACACTGGGCATTATCATTCTGACCATTGGTGTAATGGCACCTCTTGCCAGTGGCAAGATGAGTCTGCAGACGATCGGCGAGTCTTTCCTGCACTGGAAATCACTGCTCGCCATTGGCGTAGGATTACTGGTGGCATATCTCGGAGGACGCGGCGCTACGCTGATGGGAACACAGCCAACTATCGTCGCAGGACTGCTGATTGGAACGGTACTTGGGGTTGCCCTGTTCAAGGGTGTGCCTGTAGGGCCATTGATTGCTGCAGGAATATTGTCACTGCTACTGGGCAAATCCTAA
- a CDS encoding YpdA family putative bacillithiol disulfide reductase — MEDVIIIGGGPCGLSAAIECERLGLSAVIVEKYNIVQSIYLYPTHMQFFSTAELLEIGNVPFSTPNDKPFRYEALAYYRRVAEHFGLRVHNYEEAREIKRKDDGTFEVHTLNRRGEAIVHVGRNVVVATGYFDHPNYLGIPGEDKDKVTHYFREAHPYTRTRVAIIGGSNSAVDAAMELVRVGAHIDMVYRGSGLSQHIKPWVRPLFESMVTKGRITLHLESRVNEILDDSIRLIHTDGSTRELDNDFVLAMTGFRPDRQLLTSVGVEMSDDMDKPLYDAQTMESSVPGVYVGGVIASGRNANEVFIESGRWHGRYIAEHIVSKQRGQTEGK; from the coding sequence ATGGAAGATGTCATTATTATCGGCGGAGGCCCGTGCGGTCTATCTGCTGCCATTGAATGTGAGCGGCTGGGACTGTCCGCTGTGATCGTTGAGAAATACAATATCGTTCAATCTATTTATCTGTATCCAACCCATATGCAGTTTTTCAGCACAGCCGAGCTGCTTGAGATCGGGAATGTTCCGTTCAGCACACCTAATGATAAACCGTTTCGTTATGAAGCACTTGCCTATTATCGCAGGGTAGCCGAACATTTTGGTCTGCGTGTTCATAACTATGAGGAAGCCCGTGAAATTAAACGCAAGGATGATGGTACGTTTGAGGTACATACGCTCAATCGCCGCGGGGAGGCCATCGTACATGTTGGACGTAATGTAGTTGTAGCTACCGGTTATTTTGACCATCCTAACTATCTGGGCATCCCTGGAGAAGATAAAGATAAAGTAACCCACTACTTCCGGGAAGCCCACCCCTATACCCGTACACGTGTCGCCATTATTGGCGGAAGCAACTCAGCCGTGGACGCAGCCATGGAACTGGTTCGGGTCGGAGCACATATTGATATGGTTTATCGCGGCAGTGGTCTGTCCCAGCATATTAAACCATGGGTACGTCCATTATTCGAGAGCATGGTGACAAAAGGTCGCATCACGCTGCACCTGGAATCACGCGTAAATGAAATATTGGATGATTCGATTCGTCTGATACACACGGATGGTTCCACTCGGGAACTGGATAATGACTTTGTACTGGCAATGACCGGTTTCCGTCCAGATCGTCAACTACTCACGTCGGTAGGTGTGGAGATGTCTGATGATATGGATAAACCTCTATATGATGCACAAACGATGGAAAGTAGCGTACCTGGTGTATATGTGGGCGGAGTCATCGCTTCGGGTCGTAACGCCAATGAAGTCTTTATTGAATCCGGGCGCTGGCATGGACGTTACATTGCGGAACATATCGTTAGCAAACAACGTGGACAGACCGAAGGGAAATGA
- a CDS encoding metalloregulator ArsR/SmtB family transcription factor, with protein MQLEKIVAYHKALADPTRLRMLLLLAQGELHGQALAERLNLSQPTVTHHASKLREAALIKERREKNTVYFTLNPSFIRENAQASVDFIFKREEVTDMSDVNETLKASVMRNFFSKDGRLRQIPAQYKKKLIVLGHLVEQLEFGRKYTEKEINTFIKQYHEDFATIRREFIMHQFMYREEEIYELNPKEMWTRWDQVK; from the coding sequence ATGCAGCTGGAGAAAATTGTGGCTTATCATAAAGCATTGGCTGACCCGACCCGGCTCCGCATGCTGCTGTTGTTGGCACAGGGTGAACTTCACGGACAGGCACTTGCCGAACGGCTGAATCTGTCACAGCCAACCGTGACACATCATGCATCCAAGCTGAGAGAGGCGGCGCTGATTAAGGAACGACGGGAGAAAAATACAGTGTATTTTACACTCAATCCTTCGTTTATCCGCGAGAATGCACAGGCTTCGGTTGATTTTATCTTTAAGAGAGAGGAGGTTACGGATATGAGTGATGTGAACGAAACATTGAAAGCGTCGGTCATGAGAAATTTTTTCTCCAAAGATGGACGACTGCGTCAGATTCCGGCTCAATACAAGAAAAAACTGATTGTACTTGGTCATCTGGTCGAGCAGCTTGAATTTGGTCGGAAGTATACGGAGAAAGAAATCAATACATTTATAAAGCAATACCATGAAGACTTTGCCACGATTCGGCGGGAATTTATCATGCATCAGTTCATGTATCGGGAAGAGGAGATCTATGAATTGAATCCGAAGGAAATGTGGACACGATGGGATCAGGTCAAATAG